The Methanobrevibacter ruminantium DNA window CAAAATTTCTAATAAATTTTTATTATGATTTAAAGATGTGATTCATTTTATCTAAAAATTAAGATATTTTATTTTTTTGATTTAGATGAGCATATTTTTTCTCTTAACGTTACATATGATGAATTTTTGGGGTGTTTTTCATCTAAATAAATTGTAACTTAATTTATTTTTATGGAAGATATTTCATAGTGAAAAAATATGGTGAATTAAATATGAATAAGTTGAAAACTCGTGTTCTATTTATCGCATTGATTATTTTAGCATTAGTATCTGTAAGTGCTGTTGCAGCTGCAGATGTTGATGATGTAGTCAGTGCAGAACAAGATGATATAGATTTATCTGAAGAGACAGTCAGTGATATCAATGACATAAGAGTTGATAATGAAGTTTTATCTAATGTAGAATCTTCAGATAATTTAGCTGATGATGAATTGTATAGTTATACTTGGGAAGCAATGAGCACATCAGGTAAAATAACTGGTGGTGCTGAAAGTAAAAATGGTTGGACTATGACATTAGCAAAATTAACTTCAGCATCTGGTGTTAGATCAAATAATCCAAGCAGATATAATTTTACTTACAATAATGTACGTTATATTTTCAACCATTGGGAAGAAATTAATTCCCCTGAAGCAAGTGGTGGAAATGTCACTGTTGATGCAGATTATAAGGTTAAATTAACACCTCCTTCAGAGGTTCATCATCGTGATTATGTAGCGGTTTATGATATTATACTTCCTGGTAATTTAACAGTTAATAATATTGATCTCATTGCTCATGGTAGTCATTCTTGGAGTTGTAGTGCAGATAATGTAAATTATACTCACACTTATATAGAGCCTGCGGACATTCCAGATTCTGTAGTATTCTTGTACTGGGAAAGAGAAGATACCAGAGAAAAATTTAATAAAGGAGATAAATTAACCGTCACAATTGATGAATATAAAGATAAAACTCTTGTAATTAAT harbors:
- a CDS encoding Ig-like domain-containing protein codes for the protein MNKLKTRVLFIALIILALVSVSAVAAADVDDVVSAEQDDIDLSEETVSDINDIRVDNEVLSNVESSDNLADDELYSYTWEAMSTSGKITGGAESKNGWTMTLAKLTSASGVRSNNPSRYNFTYNNVRYIFNHWEEINSPEASGGNVTVDADYKVKLTPPSEVHHRDYVAVYDIILPGNLTVNNIDLIAHGSHSWSCSADNVNYTHTYIEPADIPDSVVFLYWEREDTREKFNKGDKLTVTIDEYKDKTLVINVYAVYDIKTSIELEEITGYVGDKVDITATITEDLTNKAVPGGTATLTIDYENKLNDGSLGASTYTDTVEVDADGKAVFKDVKLENPGTYKYTVTYSGYQYNHHEEGINDYLSSEADSKLNILPLNTTTTSEDVSGTVGDKKDITADIVDQNGDPVQNGTAVLKVNGKEYTAEVKDGKAVFEGVELTENTTVTIEYLGNDYYNPSNTTIQITVTAPEEPEEPEEPVDEP